The nucleotide sequence CTTATATACTATAAACCCAAAATTTTCCAATGCCCCATTTCATCCCTTCATGCCCACCATCCAATTAAAATCTCAATTCTTACAAAATAAAACCCTAAATATATTTTATTGATCCATAATCACCTAACAATACACACCTCATTAATCTAACTGTTTTCTCCAAGATAAACATCCTACAAATTACAACAACAATGGCAATAGCTTACAACGCAcattccaccaccaccaccttcgCCGTAATGGCGTCATCACCTCCGCCTCCTCTGGTAATAATAACCCAAGATGAATTGAAAAAAATCGCCGCATACAAAGCTGTCGACGACTTTATCGAATCGGGTATGGTGGTCGGACTCGGAACAGGGTCAACCGCAAAACACGCGGTGGACCGTATTGGTGAGATTTTACAACAAGAAAATTTAACCAACATTATTGGAATCCCAACATCAATGAGAACACGTGAACAAGCTTTATCATTGAACATTCCTTTATCCGATATTGAGACCCACCCGGTTCTTGATTTAGCCATTGATGGAGCTGATGAAGTCGACTCGGATTTGAATTTGGTTAAAGGACGTGGTGGGGCATTACTTCGTGAAAAAATGATCGGATGTGCTTCGAAGAAGTTTATTGTAATTGTCGATGAATCGAAAATTGTTGAGCACATTGGTGGAAGTGGGTTAGCAATGCCTGTTGAAGTTGTTCCATTTTGTTGGAAATTTACTGCACAAAAACTTGAATTGTTGTTTAAAGAAAGTGAATGTGTTGCAAAGATTCGAACTTGTTTGAAAACTGGAGATGTTTTTGTGACGGATAATAGTAATTATACAATTGATTTGTATTTCAAGAAACAAATTGGGGATTTAAAGGCTGCAAGTGATGCAATGCTGAGGATTCCTGGTGTGGTTGATCATGGGTTGTTTCTTGATATGGCTACTACCGTGATCGTTGCGGGTGATCACGGTGTAATGGTCAAAAATAAGTCATCATTGAGTTAAAAAGATTTAAACTTCTATGAATTTGGGTAGTTTTTAGGTATAAGAAATAGAAGGATATTAAAGCTAGTATGATACAACAACAATGGAACAAGTTACCCATTTTAAAGATATAACTAGTTTAATACCCGCAACCTTAAAAGAAATTAAGTAATTGGTTTCGTCAAAATGGTAACATGAATATACAAAAGGCATTGCACGAaaaacatttaatcaacattttaACAAATGCCATCCACGTTGCTTACGGAGTTAATCGGCCGAATAATAACATCGGCAATGGTGTTGATATATGTTCGTTTCTTGATAAGCATCATGTGCCAACTCATGAGCCCATCGATCACAATCTCCTCGTTTTGCAAGATCAATGATTGATTAAGAATCTTAAAGATAAGCAAATCCAACAATATTGTTGTGCATAAATGCATGACAAAAAACATGTAAAACATCATCCTGATCGTCCTAATTTCGATTTGTAAATAACTAACATATTAAGCATAAAAGCACCAACATCAAAACCATTTGGCATCTTGAAAGAAAATATGGATCAATGACTTGAGTTGAGTCACGAGTAAAATCATCATCGAACCGGTGATGGTTACTAAAGAGCGAACACATTACAAATTCATTAGAAGACTATAATACGGAACTTCAATTTAGCAAATGATGTGATACAAACTAATGAAAATTCAGTGTTTCGGACGAGAAATTCACAAATAACTAAACGTAGTGATCTGATTAAGGTAGTCTTTGATTGCTAACAAAGCCATTGCAAATTGTTTGGTTATACTACAATCCTATATTTTGTCAAACGTATCTGCGCGTAAACGATCATGAAAATTTGTAAACGGAAGTCGCTTCAAAAAATGAACAGAAAGAGAAAAGCATACTTAATTTAATTTAATTGGTGATACAACTAATTAATATATAACATTAGAAACATCATTAGTGATACACACAATTTCGCGTGATTAAGAAAGTAAAGTGTTTTACAcgttgtaattacatataatgatGTAATAAATTCATTTCACAAGTACTCAGATATAAGTAAAGAAGCAATAATATTAAGGTAGTTTTTAGAGATTAAAAGAAAACTTTATCATATCGTCATTCTTCTTTCATGACAAAATTGATATGGCGATTCCTCCGAATCTAGCCTCCTGGTTTTAAAAGGAAATAAAAACAAGATAGGAATGACAAGATCAAAGATACAACTTAGAAGAGGAAATTTCAATCCATTTACCTATCATTGGATACATGAAGACGACCCAGAATGATTGTCAAATACGAAGAACATATGAAACATAATACAGGTCAATTTAGAGCAGGATTTTTCCCTTTACCTATTACTTATGAACATGTTCTGACTACAACCAACTAAACTGTTTTATACATAAAATGAGAAAATTTTATTGGAAGGTGATGTTTTCAAAACAatagttaacaaaaaaaaaaaaaaatttaacatgAGTGGACGTTGTTCAGGTCAATCCGCCTGTGTTATCCAATTGCAATGATAATAACAAACATGCAGTAAGTATAAACAGATTATATTGACTTCAGCAAATAGAAAATGACCCATACAGTTATTGTATTCATTATTTATTTTACTTGTCTATTCGACCCGCCTATTTTTGCTAATTTTCACAATCTTTCTCCTGCCCGTTTTACCTAACAGTTCTTCATAACTTTTTGTCAAACATTTTTGATTTTGACAAAGCAGTTGTTTTTTTGATTCAGACATTTCTTAAACATGTTTCTCTCTTCTACAAAACCACATTTTACACCCGACAAAAGCACATTTTGATTTAGAAATTCCTTAAGGACCTCATGCAACATTTTAGTTTAACTGTATGACCAATCCATCTGGTATGAGATTACtcattttgaaagaaaaaaaaagtctTAACCAATTCCCCAACCTGACAGACCCGCCCACATTGCCACAATTTTCGAGAGCAACAAGATATTCACTAAAAACACAACTTACAAGGGTTCAAGCCAAGACTTCAATACTGCAAATGGATTTCATGAAGTAATGAACataaaatgaataaaataataCAACAAATAGAGACCCTTGGAGAGGTTTAACCGTCACCTAAAGTTTCTTTGCAAGATCTACGTGAATCTACAATCCAATCGAGACGTTATGTTGGCAGCAATTTCCGTAGGACTGGTGAAACGGTGAGTAACCTCCAACTTGAAATAAACCACTAAAACGTGAAATCTGTTTAAGGTCGGAGAAATAATTGTATGTATAAGTATTCAAAAACACGAGAATGATGATATATGTAACGTAGCAGAGAAAGGTTTTCACAAACCACCTTTGATACCAATAAGTCATAAAGGACCAGAGAGTTATGTAACAACtaagcaaggttgtaaaagtcgcgagtcggggacgcatcggggacgcatcggtcgttgaccaacgttgactttattgataatttattaaatatatatttatatatgtataaaatagttgattctgtaccataaatttcttaaaaaagaactaaaatttaaatacaatcaaacttcaaacttaattaatgttaccgagtacataatcagtaaggacacagagaaaaaagcggcccaaaaaatgaaaacaaaccctaattttaaaacaaatcacatcttgacgaaaatttcaATGATTTTggccgtttttgaccaactttgaccgtctttgaccgaacttttatctttgaccgtcttttgagtcgttttcagaaaaacaggacggagaacccaaaaaaatgacgcatcggccgacgcgtcggccaagtcggccgacttttacaacactgcaaCTAAGTAAAGAGCACCTACAAaaaatataacgaccctcatttttccattctatacttttccttattaaatgcccaacgatataattaaacttaacaattacactttaattaacgattgttaagaattatattaattaactttatgtaataattaacaagttaataaaaagataaaaataatgagttaataaacttttgtgaacaaatatttaactttaaaacttgtgtacttaaaataattaaacttggataaataaggaaccatttaagctaatctaaagtacaaggacttaggtgaaaaagttaaaccctaatccccttaaaccctagccgatttggaGGGGGTAAAATTATGCTTTTGccctccaaattttcggccaaaCCAAGCAACCCTAACCTcctcttcaagctaacttgttccctaagtaaatctaaccctaaccctaattctagaaattttctaacactcctataaatagaggcctaacctaaaccttttctttgtaccaaatcacaatcaaaTCTCTCTTCGAAAAATCTCTCTCCcaaaaatctctctccctctctctaatTTTCCGCCAAAGCCGAAAatatcaccaccaccatcaccgaaatccaccaccaccttcaagggttttccaagtgatcttcaagtgttcttcgcgttcttcgtgttcttcaagaatcttcgaggtgttcttcaaatcttcaaagactttgatcttcaatcttcatcgtgttcatcttttctttgttagtcgtcttcgaatcttcaaaggtataacataaaccctaacttatttacataaactttgagttTTGCTTAATTCATGTTCATGttataaacttattcataaacatatacataaacacacctagatctatacatgaaatatatatatatatatatatatatatatatatatatatatatatatatatatatatatatatatatatatatatatatatatatatattgtagcctagaaaaaaaaagggaaaaggaaagtttgatcttcAAAACTCTAGATAACAATTAGCAGATTTGTttgtgttaattaaggaaacaaaataaatttatatatatacatgtaaaaaaatattttatatttatatatacatatacacgagttatatatatatatatatatatatatatatatatatatatatatatatatatatatatatatatatatatatatatatatatatatatatatacactaaaccctaattacacctaaactatactactttaattaaaaccctaaacctaaccctaatttattgaaaccctaattaattattaaacactagacattaattaaaccctagttattaattactaaaccctaatcattaattactactctaattaattaaacctaattaattaatgaaaccctaatattacatatactattatttaacacttacacttatactattattaacacatatactatactacctatattataacgcactaaaaacattttgggatatatattagatatatatatatatatattcgaactttcttgacgaatggtttctacgaaactctaggcggaagggtttggattttccgatttaaaggatcctatagctcaaaccctaggcctgaaatggccattcgaagggaaaggggtgattgaaagTATATCTAATATGGAAAGTATCTTAAAATGAAAACacttttaaaatagaaactttctaattataaacttactaaaatggaaaacttactaaaaatagaaactttctaaaaatggaaactttctaaaagtagaaacttactaaaaatggaaacttagtaaaacaaactatacttaaacacttacatacttaaacttaaacttgggcaaaacacttactactcttaaatgtcaataggttgacttttctgctcattcatccaactttctattccgaggaataactagctcatctctctacttactaaggtgaattcatagccccactctttattgctagcaaacttctTTAGTTTTATtggagtgagacacatgctacttttattatttacaatttagacacaagtgccaactgttaaaactatgctatatccGGCTATGCCCGACTAAGTCcctatattgatatttttaattgctcgttgaatgcatgcttaatttttggggggtaggcctatcgggagtaacgtccccgatacatttgcccaagtcattgtattacttaataatgaaattaaaccgacaagtataaactacaacttgtctttggggcaaacttgaacgtttagtctaaatatcacgcattggcataactttttgatcctgcgagatcaactttacaaactaaatcttgtggtctaaaacaacggtcaaacttatttgttaaacctatgaacttcactcaacattttggttgacactttagcatgttttgtcttaggTGCTGATTGATTTAAGTTTTCTtatttactgcttatgtgatgctacttggacataggatcaagagatatcgcatttattactattacaTTTGAACATTTACTATGTTGCTATTTCTgtcattgtaatgacatttcatttattccgatgcgtactcaataaagtttgattttatcatgtagtattgttctcgtatattataatatgttcgtttatttgatattaagtcacatttcgctcaggccctaactgggggtgtgatagattggtatcagagcataaccaggctgttatagagaaccaggattgcatttttatgtgtgccttacttgttagctagggtgccttagcaatctaggaaactataacttttcctgccatagacttaaagcacttaggattgccctataatcttaacacttatgctttaaaaacttgacttaaagattctaatcaaaagtttctttcctaatgataggatgtcaagatcaagcattaacaagcccaacaaggcaactcacaaccctaccaccgaagtaggtgttagaCACTCTTCAACTTtgagacctgttcgaagtcctttctacagtcctgcctcaccgtcaccaaactatagcccaaatactattccTAATGGGTCTCcacaatactacccaactccgagaatcgaagataaaggaaaacgtcatgaagagGTTGGTCCGTCAagaaagagagcccgatctcctttttatgatggtgctAATATGAAATCATGAGTCTACGAAATGATACCGAGAGGAACATTGGAGGTTTGCTTCGCCACGTGGCGAGAGTGGAGGTTAAAATGGAGAAACTTATGGAAGAAAACATCAAGCTAAGAAAATAGATAATGATGCTAAGGTGTGAAGAAGAACGCAACACCCGTTGGGGGAAGCAATcccttgcttacctcaaggaggatattgacgtccgaatgaaaatggagagaagtcGAGTCAACAAACGGCTTGCTTTAAGAGAGTACGACACCAATACCATTAACAGTCTtgttaccaacctttacgacaatctcgagtacctctacgaaaagcaaaaagaaaagaacgagcgatatgagaagtttatgaaagagtccctcgactctcaaaccgaaaggctagagaaacttgtgaaggataacatggaaaaagtgatgaagcagtttaaggacgagaagaagaaatatgaagactacttcaatcttaatatttcttagttatttttccattttccatcgatgtaaaggctatgccttaaactattttctatttctgaatcgtgtattaaaaggcttatttaacgcctcgttccttaataatataaagggttttatttttatcatgtgatatcaatattttatcttattcatacttgcaaatgctcaaccctataattgttaacttatccgacttatgttcacttctatgtagcgacatcatggttcgtccagctgcacctactgttaacaatatcatattgactaccgagcaattccaacagttactcactgccgcacaaggcaacaCTCAAGCTAATAATgctaatcctcaaccgaaaccttgttcatacaaggac is from Rutidosis leptorrhynchoides isolate AG116_Rl617_1_P2 chromosome 10, CSIRO_AGI_Rlap_v1, whole genome shotgun sequence and encodes:
- the LOC139870718 gene encoding probable ribose-5-phosphate isomerase 2 — its product is MAIAYNAHSTTTTFAVMASSPPPPLVIITQDELKKIAAYKAVDDFIESGMVVGLGTGSTAKHAVDRIGEILQQENLTNIIGIPTSMRTREQALSLNIPLSDIETHPVLDLAIDGADEVDSDLNLVKGRGGALLREKMIGCASKKFIVIVDESKIVEHIGGSGLAMPVEVVPFCWKFTAQKLELLFKESECVAKIRTCLKTGDVFVTDNSNYTIDLYFKKQIGDLKAASDAMLRIPGVVDHGLFLDMATTVIVAGDHGVMVKNKSSLS